TGGATCTAATGCGGAGGTCGCTTCATCTAAACATAAAATTTTGGGGCGGCAAATTAGCGCACGAAGAAGAGAAAATCTTTGGAGTTCTCCGCCCGAAAAAAAAGAAGGAAGTCGATTTCTATCCTTATCTTCCAAACCCAAGACAGGGAGCCACTGTTCTAGTAAAGACTCGTATAAGTTTTCTTCTTTGAATAATTGCAGAGGTTCTCTTAAACTTTTTTCCAAGGTCCAAATCGGATTAAAAACCAAAACAGGATCTTGAAAAACCGGTTGGATCCATCTGGCTGGGATTTCTTTTTTGGATTTTCCGAAAATCCGAATGTTTCCCGTTTTTTTCCAAGAAGAAGGAATCGGAAGGTCTAATAATAGTCGTAAGAGTGTGGACTTTCCGGAACCGGAA
The DNA window shown above is from Leptospira neocaledonica and carries:
- a CDS encoding ATP-binding cassette domain-containing protein — protein: MSEKKDPIIVLEEVSLSSSERTYLSGVNLQIDSGEFLGILGRSGSGKSTLLRLLLDLPIPSSWKKTGNIRIFGKSKKEIPARWIQPVFQDPVLVFNPIWTLEKSLREPLQLFKEENLYESLLEQWLPVLGLEDKDRNRLPSFFSGGELQRFSLLRALICRPKILCLDEATSALDPILNYQVLQALSDLNRKEGVTIIWVTHNVKSAGKFCSRVLELEKLNRIPIDSH